One genomic window of Lytechinus variegatus isolate NC3 chromosome 1, Lvar_3.0, whole genome shotgun sequence includes the following:
- the LOC121428227 gene encoding 60S ribosomal protein L11 isoform X2 — protein MADKGEKDKEKKNVMRELRIRKLCLNICVGESGDRLTRAAKVLEALTGQSPVFSKARYTVRSFGIRRNEKIAVHCTVRGPKAEEILEKGLKVREYELRKGNFSDTGNFGFGIQEHIDLGIKYDPSIGIYGMDFYVVLGRPGFSVGHKRRRKGRVGCTHRVNKEEAMKWFQQKYDGILLPGK, from the exons GACAAAGGCGAAAAAGacaaggagaagaagaatgtgATGCGTGAGCTGCGAATCCGCAAGCTCTGCCTCAACATCTGCGTTGGAGAGAGTGGTGATAGACTCACCCGTGCTGCAAAGGTTTTGGAAGCCCTGACTGGACAGTCCCCAGTCTTCTCCAAAG CTCGTTACACTGTGCGATCATTTGGTATCCGTAGGAATGAAAAGATCGCTGTCCATTGCACCGTTCGTGGTCCAAAGGCTGAAGAAATCCTGGAGAAGGGATTGAAG GTCAGGGAGTATGAATTGCGCAAGGGCAACTTCTCTGACACCGGCAACTTTGGCTTTGGTATCCAGGAACATATCGATCTTGGAATCAAGTATGACCCCAGCATTGGAATCTATGGCATGGACTTCTACGTTGTCCTAGGGCGACCTGGGTTCAGCGTGGGCCACAAGAGGCGCAGGAAAGGACGTGTTGGCTGCACTCACCGTGTCAACAAGGAGGAAGCCATGAAATGGTTCCAGCAGAAA